From the genome of bacterium:
AGGTCTTGGAGAGTTCGAGCGAAAAGCAGGCGCGTACCAATGTCCTGGCATAATGAATTTCGTTATCTCTTTGCGCTACAAACGATTTTGCATAAACCGCGCCGACCCGGAGATGGTTTTCCCGAGGATATAAACGGTAAGCGATTCGTCATTGACGGAAATGTTTTGCGTAACAAGGGACTGCCATATGGTGGCATCGTTTGTGTCCAAGAAATAAGGAACGAATACATAGCGATGCCTGTGCTCAGTGCTAAATCGTACGAGGGCGATTGGCTTGGAATTAGCCAAATTGCGGACTTGTTGAGCCTTGGATTCATAGTTGGCGTCGACGTAGTTATTCCAGGCGACGATCATTTTCCCCGCGAGAGGCAAAAAGAGATAAAATAGCAATTGGATAGAATTAGAAAAATAATTCTTGATGGCGAAGAAGTGTTGAAGGAAAAGAAAAAAATGCAAGGGCTTGCGAAAAGCTCTACTTCTATTGAAGAACGGCGCCGATTGACGGAGCAAGCACGAAATCTAGAAGAAGAATATCGTAACAATCGCGACGATGAGGAAGAATTGGACCAACAAATAATGGTGGCAATTAGCGAAGGAAATAAGTTACGCGTTGTGGCGTGGTGTGCTTGGATCGCTCGAGAGTCATTGTCGAGTAACAGCGATTAGGCGGCGGCAAGCAGGGCGCGAAGCCGCGCACCGAAAATTAGGACTGCGCGCGTCGATTCCCGTGTTCCGAGGGAATGCGGAATTGGTGTATCGCTAGAGGGGACGTATCGTCACTCGTGACGCCATCTCGTAACGCGATCAGGAAGGCCGCTTGCTGACGCGCGCGGCTCCGTTCGTCGCAGCGTCCGCGCCTCCGCGCGTCCGCGCCTTCGCGCGAGCCATGCGATTCGCGAACGCAACCGCGCGCTCCGCTTTGCTTCGCTTGCGGCCCTGACATCGCCGTGACTCCGCCATCCCGCGGCACCGCGTGAGGTTGTTCCGAAGCAGGCGGGACGCCCGCGCTCCCAGGCGACGCGCTGCGTAAGACCGCTTTCGGTTGATTCTCGCGCGACGAACCGGGATAATGCGCGCTTGACTGTTCCGCCCCGGTTTTGGGGACGGAAGCGGCGGCGGGGAACGTGAAACGAAACGCCAGGAAATCGGAAGCCGGCGGCTGCGACACGACGGCCGCGCGTGACGGCGAGACCTTTTCCGCGCGCATGGAGCGGCTCGAAAAGATCGTTGAACGCCTGGAGGGCGACGACGTGGGGCTCGAGGAGGCGCTCGCCGCCTTCGAGGAGGGTGTGAAGCTCTCGCGCGCCCTGTCCGAGAGCCTTTCCGGCGCGGAAAAGAAGATCGAAATCCTTTTGCGTCAGCCGGATGGAACGGTGGCGATCGAGCCGTTCGATCCCGGCCTTGACGATGCCGATTTGCATGAGGGACATGAAACCGACGATGACGACACTTGAAGCGACGCTGACCAAGGTCCGCACGAGGGACGCGGAGGTCCCGATCCTCCCGCGCATCCAGGACCCGGCCGACCTGCGCGCTCTGCCCGAAGACGCGCTCGAACAGGTCTGCCGTGAGGTCCGCGAATACCTCATCAACGTGGTCAGCCGGACCGGCGGGCATTTTTCGAGCAATCTCGGCTCCGTCGAGCTGACCGTGGCGCTGCACTACGTCTTCAACACGCCGTACGACAAGCTGATCTGGGACGTCGGCCACCAGGCGTATCCCCACAAGATCCTCTGCGGCCGGCGCGACCGCCTGCACTCCATCCGCCAGTTCGGCGGGCTTTCCGGCTTTCCGCACTACGACGAGTCCGAGCACGACATGTTCATGATCGGTCACGCCGGAACGAGCATCTCAAGCGCGATGGGTGTGTGCGAGGCGTGCTGGCTCGCCGGCGAGGACCGCAAGGTCGTCGCCGTCATCGGCGACGGCTCGCTGACCGCGGGCATGGCGTTCGAGGCGATGAACCACGCGGGGCACAGCAACCGCGCGCCGATTGTCGTTCTGAACGACAACGACATGAGCATCGATCCGAACGTCGGAGCGCTTTCCTCGTTCCTGTCGCGCCGGCGCATCGGTAAGACCGCCCAGTCGATCAAAAACGGTATCCGCGCGTTTCTCGAGGCGATGGGCCCGATGGGCGAAAACGCCATCGGCGTCGCCAAGAAGCTCGAGGAACACACCGTCGGCCTCGTCTCGCCCGGCTCGCTGTTCGAGGCGCTGGGGTTCACGTACGTCGGCCCCATCGACGGCCACGACATCCACACGCTCGTGGACACCCTGCGCGCGGTGAAGAACACGGCCGGCCCGGTGCTCGTCCACGCGCTCACGGTGAAGGGCAAAGGCTACGCGCCCGCGGAGGCCGATCCGCTGAAGTACCACGGCATCTCGAAGTTCGATCCCGCGGTGGGCATCGTCAGCGCGCCGTCGAAAAAGACCGCCGCGCCGACCTACACGGATGTCTTCGCGGACGCGGTCGTGGACATGGCGCGAAAGGACACGTCCGTCGTCGGCATCAGCGCCGCGATGCTATCCGGCACGGGGCTCATCAAATTGATGAAGACCTTCCCCGACCGCTGCTACGACGTCGGCATCGCGGAGCAGCACGCCGTCACCTTCTCCGCGGGCCTGGCCAAGATGGGCTTCAAGCCGATCGCCGCGATCTATTCGACCTTCCTGCAACGCGGGTTCGATCAGGTCGTGCACGACGTGCTTTTGCAAAATCTGCCGGTCGTCTTCGCGCTCGATCGCGGCGGCCTCGCGGGCGCGGACGGCCCCTCGCACCACGGCGCTTTCGACATCGCCTACCTGCGCGGCCTGCCGCGCATCGCCCTCATGGCCCCCAAGGACGAGGCCGAGTTGCGCGACATGGTGTATTCCGCGGTCGAATACCGCATGCCCGTTGCGCTACGTTACCCGCGCGGCAACGGCCCGGGCGCGGCCGTCGGCGCGGGATTCAACCTGCTGCCGTTCGGAAAGGGCGAGCTGCTTCGCGAGGGCGATGACCTTGTCATCGTCGCGTACGGCAACCGCGTCTACCCCGCGTTAACCGTCGCCGAGGCGCTCGCGAAGGAAGGCAAGAGCGTCGCGGTCATCAACGCGCGCTTCGCCAAGCCGCTCGACGCCGGCCTCATCCTGCCGTGGGCGAAAAAGACCCGCCGCGTCGTCACGGTGGAAGACGGTGCGCGCCGCGGCGGATTCGGAAGCGCGGTGCTCGAACTGCTCGCCGAAGACGATGCGACCGGCGTTCGCGTGCGCATGGTCGGCCTGCCGGACGAATTCGTCGAGCACGGAACGCAGCAAGAACTGTGGACCAAATACGGTATCGACGAGGCGGGCATCGAAAAAGCCGTCCGCGAACTTCTGCGCTGACGCGGAATTGCCGACGCACGCACGCGATAGCAACCCCAAAAAATTCCGCCTTGATCGCGCCCTCGTCGAGCGCGGGTTCGCCCCCACGCGCGAGCGAGCCCAGGCGATGATCCTCGCCGGCATCGTGTTCGTCGGCGGCGAGCGCGCGGACAAGGCCGGGCGCGAGGTTTCGCCGGACGCGGCGATCGAAATTCGCGGCGACGCCAATCCCTACGTTTCGCGCGGCGGCCTGAAGCTTGAACCGGCCCTCGATCATTTCGGCATTAACGCAAACGGCCTGGTGATCCTGGACGTGGGCATCTCCACCGGCGGCTTCACCGATTGCCTGCTTGCCCGCGGCGCCGCTCGTGCGATCGGCGTGGACGTGGGTTATGGGCAAGTCGCCTGGTCGTTGCGAAGCGATCCGCGCGTGCGTCTGCTCGAGCGCACCAATGCCCGGACGATCACCCCGGAGGCGATCGGTGAGACGGTCGATCTCGCGGTTATCGACGTCAGCTTCATTTCCCTGCGCCTGGTGCTGCCCGCCGTCGCCGCTTGCGTAAAGGAGGACGGGCGGATCCTCGCGCTCGTCAAACCGCAGTTCGAGGCGGGCCGGGGGCGCGTCGGCTCCGGCGGCGTCGTGCGCGACGAGGCCGTGCGCGTGGACGCCATCGAATCGGTGCGACGGTTCGCGCGCGAAAACCTGCGCCTCTCGGATCGGGGCGCGTTCGACAGCCCCGTCGAAGGACCCAAGGGAAACCGCGAGTGTTTCGTCCTTTGGGAAAAATCGCCCGCGTAACAACCGTTTCGGACCGAAAATCATGTTGACGCCCGTTGATTCCCGCGCGTACTATGTAATGGATATAACATATCGGAGGTCAGCAATGGCCGAAATGAACCTGCGGCAAACCCTGTCGGTGTGGTGGTCTTTCTTGTGGAGGGCGGCCCTCGCCAGCGCCGTCGCCGGAGCCATTCTGTCGTTTTTCGGCGGCGTGCTGATCGGCACCGTGACGCAATTTGAGGTCGCGCGAAAGGTCGGCATCGCGATCGGTTTGATCGCGTCGATTCCGATCAGCGTCTGGGCGCTCGATTCGGCGCTCAAGAAAAAGTATCAGGGGTTTTCAATCACGCTGGTGCGCCATCCCTGACGGCGCGGATCAGTCAACGCACCAGTAGTCCGCCGGCGGGCAGTGGAAGCGGATGTGCATGTGATCGCGGTGGCCGGACGCGTGACGGATGACGCCCGCGCGCGTGCCGCGCTTGCGCGGAAATTGAAACCACGTGCTCAGCCGCTCGCCGGAAAACGCGAGACCGACGTGCCGGCGCAAGGCGTCGGCCAGCGTGCTGTCCAAAAAAATGTACTGAACGCGGTCGGTCAAAAGCAGCGTCTCGATGAATAGCCACGTCGTTGCGACATCCAGGGTTTCGGGCGTCGCTGTTTTGAACGACGATTCAAACTTTCCGTTCAATTTGTAGAGGGCGATATCGACGTCGCGGCCCGACTGATGGCTGCGGTGCGGCGAAAGCGGCCCGCCGCCGTCGATCGAGATATCGCCCATCAGAAGATCGGGCGCTCCCGGCGAGTTCGCCTGCGTTTCGACGATGGCGCGGGTGAGCAGCGCGACCGTTTCGTCCGTCCCGAAGACGCGGTCGGGGTTCGCGACGCGCACGCCGGGAAACGGCACGAAAAGGGCGCCGTCCACCAGGTGGCCGCCGTTGGGCCGGCGAATCGATCCGGTCGGCCGGGTGGGACGGATTACGCCTTCGGGCTCGACGGCCGGCCGTGGCGCGCAAGCGGATGCGACGAGCGCGGCGCAAACGGCGGCGGTGAGCGAAAACCGGCGTCGGGTTGCCAATCCGTTCATATTATTGTCGTTTCGGTCGTTCGATCGCGCGGGTTTACCGATTGATCGCGCCGTTATCATACCTAAAGGAGATGTTGAGGATCAAGCTCGAATCAAGTTGATTTCTTTCCAGAATTGCGTCACATATCGGGGGCGCTCCGTCACGGATCATGGCGGCCGCCCGCCGGCGCTGCTGGGTCGCTTGCGAAAGATCGCGGCTCCGGCCACGATTGCGGTCGGCGATATCTCGTTCGCCCAAGGATAAAAAAAGTGACGCAAACGGATAACGAGATTCTTCGACATCTTGACAAGGTTCGCGATTTTCCCACGTTGCCGCGCGTGGTGACCCGGCTCAATGAGGCGGTCGCCAGCCCGCATACCTCGACCGCCGACGTCGCATGCATTCTACAGGACGACCCGGCCGTTTCCGCCAAACTCCTGCGGCTCGTGAACTCGGCTTTTTATGCACGGGGTAACCGCTCGGAAATTACGTCGGTGCCGTTTGCGGTGGCGCGGTTGGGGTTTCGCGAAGTCCGTAACCTCGTCATGACGCTCTCCGTTTTCAGTCAGTTCCAGCAAAAAAGTTCGGTTCTGGATCTTCCGAATTTCTGGCGCCACAGCATTTCGGTGGCCGTGGCTTCGCGCGTCGTTCACGGGTTTGCCGTCAATTCCGGGGAGCACACACCGCCGGCGCCGGAGCCGGACGGCGAATACGCGTGCGGTCTTTTGCACGATATGGGCTTGCTTGTCCTGTCTCTCTATTTTCCCCAGAAGTTGCGCGACGTGCTGAAGCAACACGCTCAGTCCGGGTATACGCTCCACGCCGTTGAGGAGGAGATGCTCGGCGTTACGCACGCAACCCTCGGCGGGTTCGTCGCCCGCATGTGGCAATTGCCGGAATTCGTGGCGATCGCGATCGAAAATCACCACACGCCCGATCAGGCGCCGGAATCCGCACGGCGATTGTCGTACGTCGTGCAACTGGCGGATTACGTTTGCAATCTTCATTGGCCGGCCCACACCGTGGAAGCCGCGCTTGGCGAAGAACAAAAGCATCTGGCCGCGGTGAAGGCGCTCGGTATCCGCGTCAAGCAGATTCCCGAAATCCTCGATCTCGTCGGCGAGGAGGCGTCCCGCTCCCAGGTCATTGTCGCGCTCGGCTAAATGTCCCTCGGCGGCCGATTCCAGGCCGATTTTCGCGCTCCTCCCCCCGGCTTCGCATCATGCGGGCCGTGATTTCTCTTACTTGATAATTTTCCATTTGCAATTTCTTGTGTTTGCCGCTATTTTCACCCCTCGTTTCAACGCGTCAGAAAAATATACGACGGAAATTCGTGGAATTGAGCATCGCCCGGGGGGGAATCGATGCGCCATCATTCGAACGACCGACCCGCGCGCCATCGTGGTGCGTCGCCGGCCGGATCCGGGAGCCGCCACGCGGCACTAAGGTCCGTCTCCGTTGCGATGATGCTCGCGCTCGTCCTGCTGTTTGCCGGTCACGCGCAGGCGGCGATTCGATCGACGACGGGCACGGTCGTCGACTGGTTTGACGAATACGACAAGGGCGACGATTTCGACATTCCGGTCACGAGCGCGATCGACGGTCCGTGGACCAATGGCATCCCCACGAATTATTATTACATGGACAACGCCACGGTTTCCAACGGCGTGTCGCTATACAATATTGAAGGCTTCGACTTTCTGGTCTATTACTATTTCGGCGTATCGGGCGGCGTCGTCGAGCGGTTTAATGCCGGCGCATGGAATCTTGAGTCGCTGGCGCCGGACTTCCTGACGTACACCGTTCGCGCCGCCATCGCGGGCAACGAAGTTTTCGTCAGTGCGGGCGGTATCGACGGCGCCATGGCGCCGAGCGCGAACACCTTTTATCGATACAACATCGCGACAAATACCTGGGACACGCGGGCGTCGGTG
Proteins encoded in this window:
- the xseB gene encoding exodeoxyribonuclease VII small subunit, which produces MERLEKIVERLEGDDVGLEEALAAFEEGVKLSRALSESLSGAEKKIEILLRQPDGTVAIEPFDPGLDDADLHEGHETDDDDT
- a CDS encoding HDOD domain-containing protein — translated: MTQTDNEILRHLDKVRDFPTLPRVVTRLNEAVASPHTSTADVACILQDDPAVSAKLLRLVNSAFYARGNRSEITSVPFAVARLGFREVRNLVMTLSVFSQFQQKSSVLDLPNFWRHSISVAVASRVVHGFAVNSGEHTPPAPEPDGEYACGLLHDMGLLVLSLYFPQKLRDVLKQHAQSGYTLHAVEEEMLGVTHATLGGFVARMWQLPEFVAIAIENHHTPDQAPESARRLSYVVQLADYVCNLHWPAHTVEAALGEEQKHLAAVKALGIRVKQIPEILDLVGEEASRSQVIVALG
- the dxs gene encoding 1-deoxy-D-xylulose-5-phosphate synthase translates to MTTLEATLTKVRTRDAEVPILPRIQDPADLRALPEDALEQVCREVREYLINVVSRTGGHFSSNLGSVELTVALHYVFNTPYDKLIWDVGHQAYPHKILCGRRDRLHSIRQFGGLSGFPHYDESEHDMFMIGHAGTSISSAMGVCEACWLAGEDRKVVAVIGDGSLTAGMAFEAMNHAGHSNRAPIVVLNDNDMSIDPNVGALSSFLSRRRIGKTAQSIKNGIRAFLEAMGPMGENAIGVAKKLEEHTVGLVSPGSLFEALGFTYVGPIDGHDIHTLVDTLRAVKNTAGPVLVHALTVKGKGYAPAEADPLKYHGISKFDPAVGIVSAPSKKTAAPTYTDVFADAVVDMARKDTSVVGISAAMLSGTGLIKLMKTFPDRCYDVGIAEQHAVTFSAGLAKMGFKPIAAIYSTFLQRGFDQVVHDVLLQNLPVVFALDRGGLAGADGPSHHGAFDIAYLRGLPRIALMAPKDEAELRDMVYSAVEYRMPVALRYPRGNGPGAAVGAGFNLLPFGKGELLREGDDLVIVAYGNRVYPALTVAEALAKEGKSVAVINARFAKPLDAGLILPWAKKTRRVVTVEDGARRGGFGSAVLELLAEDDATGVRVRMVGLPDEFVEHGTQQELWTKYGIDEAGIEKAVRELLR
- a CDS encoding TlyA family RNA methyltransferase — its product is MPTHARDSNPKKFRLDRALVERGFAPTRERAQAMILAGIVFVGGERADKAGREVSPDAAIEIRGDANPYVSRGGLKLEPALDHFGINANGLVILDVGISTGGFTDCLLARGAARAIGVDVGYGQVAWSLRSDPRVRLLERTNARTITPEAIGETVDLAVIDVSFISLRLVLPAVAACVKEDGRILALVKPQFEAGRGRVGSGGVVRDEAVRVDAIESVRRFARENLRLSDRGAFDSPVEGPKGNRECFVLWEKSPA
- a CDS encoding penicillin-insensitive murein endopeptidase, which produces MDGALFVPFPGVRVANPDRVFGTDETVALLTRAIVETQANSPGAPDLLMGDISIDGGGPLSPHRSHQSGRDVDIALYKLNGKFESSFKTATPETLDVATTWLFIETLLLTDRVQYIFLDSTLADALRRHVGLAFSGERLSTWFQFPRKRGTRAGVIRHASGHRDHMHIRFHCPPADYWCVD